Within Odontesthes bonariensis isolate fOdoBon6 chromosome 16, fOdoBon6.hap1, whole genome shotgun sequence, the genomic segment ACTGAGTTCATGAACCGTGTTTTAATCACATCCACGGGAGAAGCCACTATTGTTGTGCAGAAGCCAGCGCCAAAGGCAGCTGTGAAGTGGCACGGCAGGTTGTCTGTGGCACAGCAAGAAGCAGAGTCACTACTTGGAACGATATTTGATCTTTTTCGATGTCAGTCATCTAAATGGGACGTTTGTTAGGTTGACAGCTTTCTACAGTAAGTGTTTTCCTTCGTCTCTCACCTGTCATCAGGTCATAAGTCAGGATGAGTTCTTTGATTGTGTCATAGGTGACCAGCTCTGCACAGTTCACGATGACATTGCGGGTGATGTTTGGCATGCAGCCTGGAAGAAAGCAGAGTTGGGTTATTTCCAAATCTGTGGAGAGAATTCTCACAATGCAACAGAATCTGAGGTGAAAAAGACCTTAAGACCACTAAGCACCTTTCCAAAGTCCCCGTACGCCCTCGTCTCTTGCTATAGTCTTGTAGGCATCCAGTGTGCCGTTGTATCTCCTCTCGCCTTCAGTCAGCCGTACCTGAGCTTGAAAGCGCACCTTTACCACATCTGTCGGCTGTGCGAAAGCCACAGCCATGGCTCCTGTGGTACATCCCGCCATGAGTCGAGCAACTATCCCAGCATCTACGCAGAGCGGATAACAATCTTActgaagcagcagaaaataACAAACACTACATTGTTCGTGTTCAAGATTAATGCAGAACTCACTGTCAGAGCCTCGAGTGTAGAATTGCTTCATGGAATCATAAAGGCCGATGCGGACAGAGGCGAAGCTCATCTGCCGCTGGAGTCCCGCCACCAGCCCATTGTAAAGGCTCCTGGGCCCCTCTGTGCGCACCATGGTGGTGATGGTACCAAACACTCCCCGGTACTTCACTGCACCGGACCCTTCCATTTTCTGACACTCTCCTTGAATCTGGGACATTAAACGAGTGTTAGCATCACATTAAAAGTCAAGAACAACTAAGGTTGAATCGTTTCAGGTCCGAACCTGTAGTCTGACTTTGGCGGTATCTAATGGAAAGGTGATGAGGTCAGCAATGCAGGCTGCAAAGCCTGCTCCGAAGAACTTAACCGTCGCGGAGGGCATCACATCGTTGGGTTTCATGCCGACCATTTTCACGTCTGGACTGATGACACAAATGGAAAATTTGCCCTTATTAGTATTTGCCTTtttcaaaagtacacacagaaAAAATCCTCAAGACAAACAGATGAAATGGGTTGAAATATTCAGCATACCTGTAAGTGAGGATGAGGACAAGTTTCAAGTT encodes:
- the LOC142402321 gene encoding dicarboxylate carrier UCP2-like; translation: MVGMKPNDVMPSATVKFFGAGFAACIADLITFPLDTAKVRLQIQGECQKMEGSGAVKYRGVFGTITTMVRTEGPRSLYNGLVAGLQRQMSFASVRIGLYDSMKQFYTRGSDNAGIVARLMAGCTTGAMAVAFAQPTDVVKVRFQAQVRLTEGERRYNGTLDAYKTIARDEGVRGLWKGCMPNITRNVIVNCAELVTYDTIKELILTYDLMTDNLPCHFTAAFGAGFCTTIVASPVDVIKTRFMNSVSGQYSSAMNCALTMVRNEGATAFYKGFMPSFLRLGSWNIVMFVTYEQLKRGMTRAQHYWESPF